In Triticum aestivum cultivar Chinese Spring chromosome 5B, IWGSC CS RefSeq v2.1, whole genome shotgun sequence, the following proteins share a genomic window:
- the LOC123113913 gene encoding protein argonaute MEL1 isoform X2: MAYRGGGGGGRGGGDQDQRYGRERGDPAGGRGDGRARTGWPPPGPPSSASRPATPAITIYNNPNATGPHQAVVFRNPAPPPYALSPSAGRASSSTLVTMGAPCPTPDTIRAPPPTPTPAAAPFQPARVSAPAPAPALPLHYAPSPSTVRASSSTPVTICASPPTPSPAAAQPFQPPPAPAPPSPTPSTAAVAKDLELNLFVTETALAPAVATQVGQPVAEKAPEVDAPVFKIGLAHPARPSAGTVGKEFLVSVADNNLFHYDVSINQESNSRAVNREVLSELIKLHGTLGGKLPAYDGRKSLYAAGSLPFESEELAVTLVDLQKKDKERAEREYKITIKVAGRTDLYHFQQFMKGRQRDMPQETIQVLDVALRESPSWNYVTVSRSFFSTTFDQRGDIGEGLECWRGYYQSLRQTQMGFSLNIGTPLPCLSLLLLSDCSVSTLIYLMICISYSDISATSFFKPVKVVQFVLEFLNLSDASRPPTDRNLVKLRCHDYGKEKTCALSIGQWNMINKKMVNGGTTDNCRELPAYDGRESLCTADSLPSESEEFSGTLIDPEMKDNERAEWEFKMITQKIINGGTIDNLENGAPFVSEVPTVIVTAPVSFPVVASMDKPETSKYGGLASAQPYMQEVLEDLFNSSKDSQKVTANGGKMNELLITFRRKTGRRPQRVVFRDGVSEDQFCEVLFHKTDRIRKAHASFENEHILPVNFVVDQKKHNTKLFPKVHVRHGSLNNVSSTNGGVIPQEEPLEAHHPPNLDSIIQFFVDINGRRVSVQRTPEADLGSAIAEAMLKTNCYIPDFYVGYEQHVLDLDRSILSQKIGQNSTVKVQPRVRGGVETIDMSFKGIRFEDRIKSFSHDDLFEERTVIPELMGKIRRIRRGRTRAGTEHIMRTLGRCTMHKLFEMLHLLHLRGISLNGNFTHENVIYLPLLDSYVINENHVKSNHADYTPLGYEHDMRALGRVLKQLFTWKFPRSIAGVFPVHVDHLLQTLNAMPVGASTSDAFKAYLRNHVSMLSPGAVEGLILEVHRYIRYQAENLQESTKMILGPHVMHPSNLPSWTNVAQLVDCFKEVYSFQSSYSEDKISWFDFLRNFLTHPNKTKPPTFTIEEVDLAFAYHFDEALPRFLCDLVMGHTFISSHTVESVRDWFNTKVFVVDAEIASTSGI, translated from the exons ATGGCCTaccgcggaggcggaggcggaggccgtggcggcggcgaccaGGACCAGCGGTACGGCCGAGAGCGGGGTGATCCGGCGGGAGGGCGCGGGGATGGACGCGCGCGGACGGGTTGGCCGCCTCCGGGCCCGCCGTCGTCGGCCTCGCGTCCAGCCACGCCCGCGATTACCATCTACAACAACCCCAACGCCACGGGACCTCACCAGGCCGTCGTCTTCCGCAACCCCGCGCCTCCCCCCTACGCTCTCTCGCCGTCCGCCGGCCGCGCGTCATCTTCGACCCTGGTCACCATGGGCGCGCCTTGCCCTACGCCGGACACCATCCGCGCGCCTCCTCCGACGCCCACGCCGGCCGCGGCCCCGTTCCAGCCGGCCCGCGTCTCGGCCCCGGCCCCCGCACCCGCTCTGCCGCTCCACTACGCTCCCTCGCCGTCGACCGTCCGCGCGTCTTCTTCGACGCCGGTTACCATCTGCGCGTCTCCTCCGACGCCCTCGCCGGCTGCGGCCCAGCCGTTCCAGCCGCCCCCCGCCCCCGCTCCGCCCAGCCCCACGCCGTCGACCGCGGCCGTCGCCAAGGACCTCGAGCTGAATCTCTTCGTCACCGAGACCGCGCTGGCGCCGGCCGTGGCGACGCAGGTGGGCCAGCCTGTGGCCGAGAAGGCGCCCGAGGTCGACGCGCCGGTGTTCAAGATTGGGCTCGCACACCCCGCCCGCCCCAGCGCCGGCACCGTCGGCAAGGAGTTCCTCGTCAGCGTCGCCGACAACAACCTGTTCCACTATGAT GTTTCCATTAACCAAGAGTCAAACTCAAGAGCTGTGAACAGGGAGGTACTCAGTGAGCTAATCAAGTTGCACGGAACGCTTGGGGGCAAATTGCCCGCCTATGATGGAAGAAAGAGTCTTTACGCTGCAGGCTCACTTCCTTTTGAGTCAGAGGAGCTTGCTGTTACACTGGTTGATCtgcaaaagaaagacaaagaaag GGCTGAAAGGGAGTACAAGATCACCATTAAAGTTGCTGGGAGGACAGACCTGTACCACTTTCAGCAGTTTATGAAAGGAAGACAGAGGGATATGCCTCAAGAAACCATTCAAGTGCTTGATGTTGCCCTCAGGGAGTCACCATCCTGGAA CTATGTCACAgtgtccagatccttcttctccaccacgtTTGATCAGAGAGGAGACATTGGTGAAGGATTAGAGTGCTGGAGAGGTTACTACCAGAGCTTACGTCAAACACAGATGGGGTTTTCACTCAATATTGGTACTCCCCTCCCCTGTCTGTCACTGTTACTGTTATCTGATTGCAGTGTCTCTACCCTTATTTATTTGATGATCTGCATTTCTTATTCAGATATATCTGCAACATCCTTCTTCAAGCCTGTGAAGGTGGTCCAGTTTGTGCTAGAGTTCCTCAACTTAAGTGATGCCTCGCGACCTCCGACAGACAGGAACCTTGTCAAG TTGAGATGTCATGATTATGGAAAGGAGAAAACTTGTGCGCTAAGTATTGGACAGTGGAACATGATTAACAAG AAAATGGTTAATGGAGGAACCACAGACAACTGCAGAGAATTGCCCGCCTATGATGGAAGAGAGAGTCTTTGCACTGCAGATTCACTTCCTTCTGAATCAGAGGAATTTTCTGGTACACTGATTGATCCGGAAATGAAAGATAATGAAAG GGCTGAATGGGAGTTCAAGATGATCACACAGAAAATCATTAATGGGGGGACCATAGATAATCTGGAGAATGGTGCACCATTTGTGTCTGAAGTTCCAACAGTCATAGTTACTGCTCCTGTTAGTTTTCCG GTGGTGGCATCAATGGATAAGCCAGAAACCTCCAAGTATGGAGGTCTTGCCTCTGCCCAACCATACATGCAGGAGGTACTGGAAGACCTCTTTAATTCGAGCAAAGATTCACAGAAGGTTACCGCTAATGGCGGCAAAATGAA TGAATTGCTGATTACCTTCCGCAGGAAGACTGGCAGGAGGCCTCAGAGGGTTGTCTTCAG AGATGGGGTAAGTGAAGATCAGTTCTGTGAAGTCCTTTTTCAtaaaacggacagaatccggaag GCACATGCCTCTTTCGAGAACGAGCATATACTACCAGTAAATTTTGTGGTAGACCAGAAAAAACATAATACTAAGCTTTTCCCGAAGGTTCATGTGAGGCATG GCAGTTTAAACAATGTATCATCCACCAATGGAGGTGTAATACCCCAAGAGGAGCCTTTAGAGGCACATCATCCACCAAACTTAGACTCAATTATCCAG TTTTTCGTTGACATAAATGGCCGCAGGGTGTCCGTTCAACGAACACCTGAAGCAGACCTGGGCTCAGCAATTGCAGAAGCAATGCTGAAAACTAACTGCTACATTCCAGACTTTTATGTCGGATACGAGCAGCATGTGCTTGATTTAGATCGGTCCATCCTATCGCAAAAAATAGGTCAAAACTCAACGGTTAAGGTCCAGCCTCGTGTGAGGGGTGGTGTGGAAACGAT AGACATGTCATTCAAGGGTATTAGATTTGAGGACCGGATTAAAAGCTTCAGTCATGATGACCTCTTTGAGGAACGCACTGTCATTCCCGAATTAATgggtaaaataaggagaataaggAGAGGGAGGACCCGTGCAGGGACAGAGCATATCATGAGGACCTTGGGTAGATGCACCATGCATAAATTATTTGAAATGCTCCATCTCTTACATCTTCGAGGGATTTCCCTCAATGGGAATTTTACACATGAGAATGTCATCTACTTACCTCTGTTGGATAGCTATGTAATCAATGAAAACCATGTGAAGTCTAACCATGCAGACTATACTCCTCTCGGTTATGAACATGATATGAGAGCCCTAGGCCGGGTCTTGAAGCAGCTATTCACCTGGAAGTTTCCACGCTCCATAGCTGGTGTATTTCCTGTGCACGTGGACCACCTTCTCCAGACTTTGAATGCTATGCCAGTTGGTGCAAGTACCTCGGATGCCTTCAAGGCCTATTTGAGGAATCATGTGTCAATGTTGTCCCCTGGTGCGGTTGAGGGTCTGATCTTAGAAGTGCACAGATACATTAGATACCAAGCTGAGAATCTGCAGGAGTCCACCAAGATGATTCTGGGACCACATGTGATGCACCCCTCCAATCTACCTTCTTGGACTAATGTGGCGCAGTTAGTTGATTGTTTTAAGGAAGTTTACAGTTTCCAGAGCTCCTACTCAGAAGACAAGATCTCATGGTTTGATTTCCTGAGAAATTTCTTGACCCATCCTAATAAAACAAAG CCTCCCACCTTCACAATAGAAGAGGTAGATTTAGCATTTGCTTATCATTTTGATGAAGCGCTTCCTAGGTTCTTATGTGATCTTGTGATGGGCCATACCTTTATCAGCTCACATACAGTTGAGAGTGT TAGAGACTGGTTCAACACGAAAGTATTTGTGGTTGATGCGGAGATCGCAAGCACCAGCGGTATCTAG